The DNA segment AGCAAGGTGCACGCACCTTGCTCTTTTCTACATAGGTTCTCTCTAATTGGGCTTATGGAGTAGTTGGATGGATGGCCAGGTGAAACGACTTACTTTGTGTTTTCAATCCCTCCCCCATTCAACCTTCCATTTCCGGAGTCCACTGGTAAGTTTCCATGTGGATTTTTCCTTGTTCGCTTACTTCTACACCTTCCGCTTCTAGAGAAAGCTTTTGGTCTAGAAATGCGTCTTCGGATAGGGAGATTTGTCCTTTTGAATTAATGACTCGGTGCCACGGGAGGCCATGCTTTCGACTCATCGAGTGTAACAATCGTGCCACTTGACGTGCGCCGCGCGGACTTCCTGCGAGCTTCGCTAACTGCCCATAAGTAGCCACTTTTCCTTCTGGGATTTTCTTGATTAACGTGATTACTCTTTCTGTAAAAGGCGTCATCCTTACATCGTCCTTTCTTCCCTTAACAGTGTACAAAAGTTAAGCGGAAAGATGAAGAATTAGCATAGTCTTCCTTCCTCCATGTAGATTAGACGGTCCCCGAGTCGTTCTGCCTCTCGGTAATTATGGGTGACAAGTAAAATTGGGATTTGCCAATCTTGTTGAACGCTCTCGAGAAGGCCATATCCTTCTTCCTTG comes from the Pontibacillus halophilus JSM 076056 = DSM 19796 genome and includes:
- a CDS encoding MGMT family protein; its protein translation is MTPFTERVITLIKKIPEGKVATYGQLAKLAGSPRGARQVARLLHSMSRKHGLPWHRVINSKGQISLSEDAFLDQKLSLEAEGVEVSEQGKIHMETYQWTPEMEG